One window of Atribacter laminatus genomic DNA carries:
- the ftsY gene encoding signal recognition particle-docking protein FtsY, with protein MEEKKGIFHKWFKGVEKIKEGVKQQFTRLWSADSLQEEDWEALEEMLVQADLGPILAMELVEEFQELKKQKTENGNWQDWLYGKLASILDGNDSSLFSSAQAGAMKAILLAGINGVGKTTLAGKLARYYSLLGEEVALVAADTFRAAAVDQLEIWAERAGCFFFKGSPGADPGSIIFDGIEAARKKNRGFVIIDTAGRSHVNKNLLAELEKMGRIVQKNFSPENIENLLVIDAMAGQNAFLQAESIGKAIPLNGVILSKWDSQAKGGIVFRIKKELELSIKYLGVGEKIEDLQPFDPDQFVKAIVYDEEVP; from the coding sequence ATGGAAGAAAAGAAAGGTATTTTTCATAAGTGGTTCAAAGGTGTTGAAAAAATTAAAGAAGGAGTAAAACAGCAATTTACCCGTTTATGGTCAGCTGATTCACTCCAAGAAGAAGATTGGGAAGCCTTGGAGGAGATGTTGGTACAAGCGGATTTGGGGCCAATTTTAGCTATGGAGTTGGTCGAAGAATTTCAGGAATTAAAAAAACAAAAAACAGAAAATGGAAATTGGCAGGATTGGCTGTATGGGAAATTAGCGAGCATTTTAGATGGAAATGATTCAAGCCTATTTTCATCTGCTCAAGCTGGAGCAATGAAAGCGATTTTATTGGCCGGGATTAATGGTGTAGGGAAAACCACCTTGGCTGGCAAATTAGCACGATACTATTCACTGCTGGGCGAAGAAGTTGCCTTGGTCGCAGCTGACACTTTTCGTGCTGCGGCAGTCGATCAATTGGAGATCTGGGCCGAAAGAGCAGGATGTTTCTTTTTTAAAGGTTCTCCTGGTGCCGACCCGGGGTCAATTATATTTGATGGGATCGAAGCAGCACGAAAAAAGAACCGAGGTTTTGTGATAATCGATACGGCTGGTCGATCGCATGTCAACAAGAATCTTTTGGCGGAATTGGAAAAAATGGGAAGAATTGTCCAAAAGAATTTCTCTCCGGAAAATATTGAAAATTTACTGGTAATTGATGCCATGGCCGGACAAAATGCCTTCCTTCAAGCCGAATCGATTGGTAAAGCTATTCCCTTGAATGGTGTCATTCTTTCGAAATGGGATAGTCAGGCCAAGGGAGGAATCGTTTTCCGTATAAAAAAAGAATTAGAGTTGTCGATTAAATATTTAGGAGTTGGTGAAAAAATCGAAGATCTTCAGCCTTTTGATCCCGATCAATTTGTTAAAGCCATTGTATATGACGAAGAAGTTCCTTGA